The proteins below come from a single Arthrobacter sp. B1I2 genomic window:
- a CDS encoding FAD-dependent oxidoreductase: MSAPAPSTSTSAATRIVIAGAGPAAQALVAQLDRARFAGTITMLSNRDDTPEKLLELAMLPQVSVRFGQPASHIDAAKRTVATADGMEFTYDQLVIATGSAPVANPVDGAAQCLSYATIDDAPRIADGVQAVARELGRRPVGILVGTGAAAGQAEAVLRAKGVRPIRTTARPAAVIPAVVSAGSSSPFAASAVVFEDGSSMTGDLVVLAEERVARDGLAASAGLRTAAGGGIEISRDFRTSVPGIWAIGDAAAFDGVRLGLLVAAASAAGACATQLLSAASAAPAAPVLQAAA; encoded by the coding sequence ATGTCCGCTCCGGCACCCTCAACGTCCACCTCCGCCGCAACCCGCATTGTCATCGCCGGCGCCGGCCCCGCTGCCCAGGCCCTGGTGGCACAGCTGGACCGCGCACGGTTCGCCGGCACCATCACGATGCTGAGCAACCGCGATGACACTCCTGAGAAACTGCTGGAGCTGGCTATGCTTCCCCAGGTTTCCGTGCGCTTCGGCCAGCCCGCCAGCCACATCGACGCCGCAAAGAGGACCGTGGCAACGGCCGACGGCATGGAATTCACCTACGACCAGCTGGTCATCGCCACCGGCTCAGCCCCTGTGGCCAACCCCGTGGACGGCGCCGCACAATGCTTGAGCTACGCCACCATCGATGACGCCCCGCGGATTGCGGACGGCGTGCAGGCAGTGGCCCGGGAGCTGGGCCGGCGCCCGGTGGGGATCCTGGTGGGGACCGGCGCAGCGGCAGGGCAGGCCGAAGCGGTGCTCCGCGCCAAGGGGGTGCGGCCCATCCGCACCACCGCCCGGCCCGCAGCCGTCATCCCCGCCGTCGTTTCAGCCGGGTCATCTTCCCCCTTCGCCGCCTCCGCCGTCGTTTTCGAGGACGGCAGCAGCATGACCGGCGACCTGGTGGTCCTGGCCGAGGAACGGGTAGCCCGCGACGGCCTGGCCGCCAGCGCCGGCCTGCGGACGGCGGCCGGCGGCGGCATCGAAATCAGCCGCGACTTCCGCACATCCGTCCCGGGGATCTGGGCCATCGGTGACGCAGCAGCGTTCGACGGCGTGCGGCTGGGACTGCTGGTGGCAGCGGCCTCGGCGGCAGGCGCCTGCGCCACCCAGCTCCTGAGCGCAGCGTCGGCAGCGCCGGCAGCACCCGTCCTGCAGGCGGCTGCCTGA